The nucleotide sequence TTCAGTTGGCTTTAATAGTACTGTTCTTTCTGTTCGAATCCCGTTATTCTACGTTCAGTATTATCCTAATTATATCACTGGTGGCTACGACAGTGTATCAGATCGTCAAGGTATTTCCATATAGCTCCTTGTATCCAAGAAAAAAACCGGACTTTCCGAGTAAGGGTACACTCAGTATTTTGGCAGGCAATGTGCTGCAGACCAATACGGAGTATCATAAATTTAAGGCACTTGTTAAGCAATACGATCCGGATCTGGTTCTCACAATGGAATCGAACAGTGATTGGGAAAAAGCACTACAAAGCATTGAAAAGGACTACCCTTTTACGGTGAAGATCGCAAAGGAAAATTTTTATGGGATGCATTTGTATTCGAAAAAAGAGCTCTTTGATGTAGAAGTGAATTATCATGTTGAAGAAGGTGTTCCGTCTATCTATTTTAAGTATCAAATAACCGATACCAAAAAAGTATTCTTTGCTTGTTTACATCCCGCACCTCCCAGTCCAACTGAGAACGATACTTCCAAAGAACGCGATGCCGAACTGATGATCGTTGGGAAATACCTCAGGGATATCGCTCTCCCCACGGTTGTTTGCGGTGATATGAACGATGTGGTTTGGTCCAGAACCACGAGATTGTTCAAAAAAATGACGGGAATGATAGACCCCAGGATAGGCAGGGGATTTTTTCCTACCTATCATGCCGACTATTGGTTTTTAAGATTCCCGTTGGATCATCTTTTTCATACCAAAGATCTCTTTGTTGGAAAAATGGTCCGAACTCCCCATTTTGGGAGCGATCATTTTGCGATGTATTATGAAATTAAACTAAAAACTAAAAAAACGAACACCAGAAAACCAAAATTGAACGGGGAAGAAAAAGAAGAGATTGAAGAATTAATAGAGAAATCAGATTCTTAAAATGCTAAATTAATAACAGTCATTAAAGCTAGAAAGAATAAGTAAAATTATTGGTGCGGTGATAGAGCAAATACATTCTGAATTGTTATATTAACGCCTTCAAATCTGTTAAATCGATAGGAGAGCTGTAGTATATATGAAAAGTATTCTGAAGAAGTACCTCGGGTATTTTATCTTAGCGATACTCGTAATCACGCCACTTTTTCTTTACATAGATGTAATTCCCATTCGTAATTATGACGAATCGAGAAATGCGATGAATGCCTTCGAAATGTTAAAGAATGGCAATTGGCTGGTTACCTACTTTGAAGGAAAGCCGGATATGTGGAATACCAAACCTCCGTTGCTCATTTGGATACAAACTATAAGTTTTTCGCTATTTGGAGTTAACGAATTCGCATTTCGGTTGCCATCCGCACTTGCCGCTGTAGGCACATGTGCAGCGTTGGTTTACATTTCCGAAAAGTATTTAAGATCTTTTTGGTATGGCGCCATTGCCGTACTTGTATTAATTACCATGGGAGGCTATATGGGCTATCACGGAGCTCGTTTCGGTGAATTCGACGCCTTACTTACGATGTTCACTACGCTTAGCGGACTTTCATTCTTTGCATTTATCCAGAACAAGAAGAGAAAATATTTGTATTTTTTCTTTATTTTCCTCACGCTGGGCTGCCTAACAAAAGGAGTCGCCGGATTACTTTTTGCGCCGGCTTATGTAGTATATCTCATTTATAAAAAGGAATTTATTTCGCTGCTAAAAAACAAGCACTTTTACTTTGGATTGGGAATCTTTATTTTAATTATCGGAGGTTTTTATCTGTTGAGAGAACTTTATAATCCGGGCTACCTCGAGGCGGTCTGGAATAATGAATTAGGCGGACGCTATGCCAGTAAATTACAAAAATCAAGGCCGCACATTTTTTATTTTGAAAGATTCAGAGATCTCGATATGAAATATTGGTTTTTGTGGATCCCGTGTGGCATTGTAGCCGGAATGCTCACCAAGAATAGAATGCTTCAGAATTTTACAATCTTTAGCTCCATTATGGCTGTTTCTCATTTTCTCATAATTTCGCTTTCCAAAAATAAATTACATTGGTATGCTTTTCCTGAAGTCCCTTATTTTGCATTGATCGTGGCCACTCTAATTTATTTGATCTTTAGATTGCTTATAAATGTAGGGGATGAACGCCAGAAAAAAATTATAAAACTGGTCCCGTACGGCTTTATCCTTTTTCTATTTCTTAGTCCCTATACACAGATTCTAAAGGATGTTAAGAGAAATCTGAATGAAGATTCCCCAACAGAACGAAATTACCAAATGAGCTATTACCTTAGGGAAGCTTCAGAAAAACCTGAAGAACTCAATGGATATAAGGTACTAATCAAAGGCTATCGCCCTGAGACAAAGTTTTATATTGCGAAACTGAAAGATCAAGGGGCAGATATAGAACAAAAAGACTGGAAAAAACTGAAGTCAGGAGACAAAGTACTCACCTATCAAAAGGAAATAAAGAATTATCTTGCTGAAAATTATAAGATGTCAACCTTAGGAGAAAGTAAGAACGTAGTTAAATACAAGATTCATGGACCCAAATAATATGAAAACACTGTCTATAGTGATTCCTATATTTAATGAAGAGCAGATCATTCCGGAGTTGTATGAAAGGCTAAAAAATGCTGCATCGCAAATTACTGATGACTACGAATTTATCTTTGTAAATGACGGTAGCAAGGATGCATCCTTAATACAGCTTATGCGTCTTACCGAATCAGACCCTAGATCATTTTTTATAAACTTTAGTAGAAATTTTGGTCATCAGATAGCGGTCACCGCAGGGCTCGATCATTGTCGAGGTAAGGCCGTGGTCATTATCGACGGCGACCTTCAGGATCCCCCCGAACTTATACCCGAATTGTACAAAAAATACAAGGAGGGATTCGAAGTTATCTACGCCCGCAGAGAAAAAAGAAAAGGAGAAGGTGTCTTTAAAAAAGTGACTGCTAAACTATTCTACCGTATCCTTAGAAAGCTAACCAATGTTGATATTCCTGTAGATACCGGAGATTTCCGACTGATAGATCAAAAGGTAGTTCGGTATTTAAAAATGATGCCGGAACAGAATAAATTCCTCCGAGGACAGATCGCCTGGTTAGGATTCAAACAATCTGAAGTCTTATTTAACCGAGATAAACGTAAATTCGGAAAAACAGGCTACTCCTTCAGCAAGATGCTTTCCTTTGCCATAGATGGAATTACAGGATTCTCTAATGTACCACTTGCCTCAGTGACCAAGATCGGATTTATTATTTCCGGTGCCGCCTTTTTTATTATCCTCTATGCGATCTTCGCGCATTACGTCCTGGAACAAACGGTGACCGGCTGGACCAGTTTGATCATCAGTTCCCTGTTTATTGGTGGTATTCAACTTGTTTCCATCGGTATTATAGGTGAGTATATTGGACGAATCAATAACAATGTCCAAAATCGTCCATTATACATCATCGACAAAACGAATATTACTGATTAAAGTTTCTTCAGCAACCCCTAATTCAACGTATACAAATACGACCTGAAAAACCTGACTGTTTTTTTTGTAACTTTCTGACACCTAATCAATAAAACACTTTAATTATGTTTACAAAAGCAAACATTGTTAGTACTTTGGTCACTGCCGTTTGGGGTTTTGGTGGCGGTTATTTACTATGGGGAATTCTTGGAGATCCCTTATTGTCAGATCATCTGGGATCTGCCACCGGGGTGATGCGGGAAATGCCCGATATGTTTCATCTCGTTCTGGGATGTATCATTCAGGCTTTCGCCTTTTCAACCATCTACGGAAGGTGGGCAAACAGTGAATACGGCATGGGCACCGGAATAACCTTTGGCTTCTGGGTTGCCATTTTAATGGGGCTTGGAGAAGGGCTCATCGATTATGCTACCAGCAATATCATCGATATGAGCGGTACATTCATCAACTTCGGGATCTATTTGGTATTCTTCCTGGTCACAGGATTACTCGCCGGACTTGTTTACAAAAAGGTTTAAGTCCATCTGAACAACCCATAAAAAAGCTTCGGTTATAGACTGAAGCTTTTCTTGTTTCTAAAGGTACAATGAATTCCTCCTACGCATTACTTTAATGGATAAACCCCACCGTTCACGCCTCCCATATTTATGTATTTGACTCCTCCTAGAGCAAAAAAAAAAGACCTCAACAATTAGTTGAAGTCTTTTTGTGCGGGCGGGGAGACTCGAACTCCCACGCCGTGAAGCACTAGATCCTAAGTCTAGCATGTCTACCAATTCCATCACGCCCGCAAAGGGACGGCAAATATAAAGAACAATTTTTATTTACACGCAAACTTTCTTTTAAAAAATCCACTTTTTGTACCTTCGTGAATCTTCAAAATAATTTAAATGAAAAGTGCAAAATCTTATATAGAAAAAAATAAAGAGCGATTTATAGACGAACTAATTCAACTACTGAAAATTCCTTCTATAAGCGCCGATTCGGCTTATAAAAACGATGTGATAAAAACAGCCGAAGCCATTAAAAAAAGCCTTGAAAAAGCCGGATGTGACACTGTAGAGATCTGTAAAACCCCGGGCTACCCAATAGTATATGGCGAGAAGATCATCGATAAAAATCTACCCACTGTATTGGTTTACGGGCATTACGATGTACAACCCCCGGATCCCCTCGATCTGTGGGACAGTCCGCCGTTCGAACCCGTGATCAAAAAAACGGAACTTCATCCGGAAGGGGCGATCTTCGCCCGTGGAAGCTGTGACGATAAAGGACAAATGTACATGCACGTAAAGGCCTTAGAGTATATGACACAAACCGATCAACTTCCCTGTAATGTCAAATTTATGATCGAAGGCGAAGAAGAAGTGGGGTCAGAAAGTCTGGGATGGTTCGTGGAACGTAATCAGGAAAAACTGGCTAATGATGTGATCCTGATCAGCGATACCGGAATGATCGCCAATGATATCCCATCCATTACTACAGGATTACGCGGACTCAGCTACGTAGAAGTTGAAGTCACCGGACCTAATCGCGATCTCCACAGCGGACTCTACGGCGGAGCTGTGGCCAATCCTATTAATGTATTAACCAAAATGATCGCTTCATTGCACGATGAGAACAACCACATCACCATTCCCGGTTTTTATGATGATGTCGATGAACTCTCTACTGCCGAACGGGCCAAAATGGCCGAAGCGCCCTTCAGTAAAGAGGCTTATAAAAAGGCCCTCGATATAGAAGATGTGTACGGTGAAGCAGGATATACCACCAACGAGCGAAATTCCATCCGGCCCACTCTTGACGTAAACGGAATCTGGGGCGGCTACATTGGAGAAGGCGCCAAGACGGTCATCGCCAGTAAGGCATACGCAAAGATCAGTATGCGCCTGGTACCCGATCAGGACTGGGAAAAGATCACACAATTGTTTAAGAATCATTTCGAAAGTATCGCTCCTAAAGGGGTCAAGGTGAAGGTGAAACCACATCACGGCGGACAAGCATACGTTACCCCTATTGACAGTGTGGGCTATAGAGCGGCCTCTAAAGCCTATGAGGCTACTTTTGGCAAAACCCCTATTCCGCAGCGAAGTGGAGGAAGTATTCCCATAGTGGCATTGTTCGAAAAGGAGCTTAAGAGCAAGACGATTTTAATGGGCTTTGGTCTCGATAGTGATGCCATTCATTCGCCTAATGAACACTTCGGGATCTGGAATTATTTAAAAGGTATTGAAACCATTCCTCAGTTCTATCACTATTTTACCGAAATGAATACTTAGGTTTTGGGGGTTTCCTCTTTCGCTTTATATGGGTCAAATAGTTTATAACAAATAGCCCATAAAGCTCCAGAGGACCGCGCTTTCTACTGTATCCCTATAGCGGTCATGAAGTGAGTTGCGCTCTACTTCATCGGCGCTACAGGGGATGCCGTTGCAATCGCTAACCCGGGCTCTCTGTAGTAATGACGGTCTACGCATCACTTGTGCATCGTACACGAGAACCGGACGATTAATTTTGTGGGGGAAAAGTCTAAATGGAATAAAAAGGTCTAGATCTTTTTTACGAACTTGGTAATGATCACGATCTGCTGACCGTCTACCTTACCCTCTATGTATTCGGCATTATCGTGATCCAGCGAAATACGTCGTACCGCTGTTCCCTGTTTGGCCACCATACTCGAGCCCTTTACTTTCAAATCCTTGATAAGAACCACGTTATCTCCTGCCTGTAATATGGCGCCATTACTGTCACGATGCACCGGTGCATTGCTCCTATCTACACCATCCCCGGCTTCTTTTGCCCATGCCTTTACCTCCTCATCCATATACATCATATCCAAGAGATCCTGAGGCCAGCCTTCGACTTTTAGTCGCTGAAGCATTCGCCATGCCATAACCTGAACCGCAGGAACCGTACTCCACATACTGTCGTTTAAACAACGCCAATGATTGGGATCTCTGTCTTCTTCATTTTCAATTTGATGGAAACAAGTGGAACAAAGTAACACAGCTGCATCAACTCCCGATCTAGGCGACGAAGGCACTTCATAGACATTGAGTTTCTCGGGATTGCCACATAGTTCACAGCTGTTATCGGCACGTTTTGCCAGTTCTCTTTCAATACTCATGGTTAATTTTTAAGACCGTAAAGGTAAGTGAATTATAATTTAATCAATTCAGTAAGGATGCCGGTAGGAGATGGTTGGCCGTTGGCAGTTGGCAGCGGGACGTAAGCTATAGCTTTAAAAAAATATAGCTTAAAAACTAATAAGCAATAGACAATATAATAATTCCCTCTACATTTGTAGAATTAAAAAAATTGTTCTACGTTTGTAGAGCAATCATTAAAAAGAAATCGATGCAGCTATCAAATTCCGAAGAACAACTCATGCAGATCCTCTGGAAACAGAAACGGGCATATATGAAAGATCTAATAGAGGCCTATGATGACCCTAAGCCGGCAACAACAACCGTAGCTACACTTTTAAAGCGGATGCAGGATAAAAAGTTTGTTGATTACACACAAAACGGAAGGTCGCGGGAATATTTTCCATTGGTAAAGAAGAAAGATTATTTCTCTAAGCATGTAAACGGACTCATTAAAAATTTCTTTAATGACAGTGCTTCGCAATTCGCATCCTTTTTTACGCAGGAAACCAACCTCAGCAAGAAAGAACTCGAGGAATTAAAAAGCATCATCGATCAGCAAATAAAAAGAAAATAGTCATGGAACTCTATATACTAAAATCGGCCGCATGCCTAGCCATACTCTTCGTTTTTTACAAATTAGTGCTGGAACGGTCTACCATGCACTTCTTTAAACGAATATATCTACTGTCGGCATTAATAATTTCGATCATTTTTCCTTTAATCACATTTACAACCTATGTCACTGCTGCCGAAACAACCATCCCGGCTCCAAATCCGGAAGTTCTCGTTGAAGTAGCTTCAAACCAATTTTCAATATGGAACTATCTTCCTGTATTACTTTGGGGGATGTATTTCGCCGGTTTCCTTTTCTTTAGCATCAGATTTATTAGAAATCTCTTATCTATTTTTAACAAGATCAAAAATAACCCTGTTCGCAAGGAAAGAAATGTCTTTCATGTGTTATTGAGTAAATCGATTGTTCCTCATACCTTTTTCAGTTATATATTCTTGAATAAAACACAATATGACGCTAAGGAGATTCCCAAGGAGGTTTTACTTCATGAGCAAGCCCATGCCAGTGAAAAACACAGTGTAGACCTTATTTTTGCAGAACTCATCAAGCTGGTGTTTTGGTTTAATCCATTTATCTGGTTGTTTAAAAGTGCAATCAAGCTCAATCATGAATTTCTGGCCGATACCAGAGTACTCAAACACGGTATTAATCCGATTGATTACCAACAAAAACTGGTTGCATTTTCGACTGCCGGAGATCATCAAATAATCCAACACAATGCGTTGGCGAATGCAAACACCTATTCATTCATCAAAAAACGATTAACAGTTATGAAAACACGAACAACAAAAAGAGGCATGTGGCTACGAAGTCTGGTTATTTTACCATTACTGTCATTAATGCTTTTAAGTTTCAGCAATACAAGATACGTCGTAGTGAACCCCATCGGTGATATCAATCCGATATCGCAGCAAGACGACAAAAAGATCATACTTTATATAAAGAAAAAACAGATCTCCTTAAATGGTGAAGAGGTATCTGTACAAAATTTTGCCGCCAAGGTTGACGCAATCACCAAAAACTGGAGCGAAGCCGACTTACGGAATTTCCGCTGGGACATCATTCTCGAAAAAGCAGATGACGATGTGATCAACAAACTTCAAAAAGCATATACTACCACCCGACTGTACCGGTATAATCCAGAAAAGGCACCTTTTCCGCCACCACCGCCACCACCGCCACCACCTGCTTCCGATGCACCAAAGGCACCCAAAGTTGTAAAGGGCGTAAACGACAAGGACGATATGAATCCACCACCCCCACCTAAAGCTCCTATCGAAGTAAAACAGGGAGTTTACGAACTACCCTCTCCGCCACCACCCCCGGATCCGGATCCTATAAAATACATTGAGAACTTGGCAAAAGGAGGAGCTACCTTCTATTGGGGGCCGCATGAAGTGAGCAAAGAAGTAGCCATCAAAATGTTTAAAAAAAATAAGAATTTCGGAATTGACGCAAGCGAATTCCCCATTGTGCGTGTAGGTGGAGGATGATGCGACCTCTAACAGACTTTCAAAATATCAAGCTCCAGAAAATGGAGCTTGTTTTAGAATAAAAAAAGACGAACTGAAAATAAATCATCACGTTAATCAAATGAGAACAACGTCTTAATTTCTGCTTTATCAATGGACTGTGTCCTAGTCCGTGTATTGACAACCCAAAGGAAAATCATTCGTATAAATCTCTAATAGAATTACTGAGAAGTTAATCGATCGATCACCAGATCAAAATCCTTTATTTCTACGTCCCCTGGTTGTCCTCCCCCTGTAGTGGAATATGCCATTTCAACTATGGCTCCATTAGCTACAAAAGTATTTAACTGATACATTAGTATAGATTCACTTATATGATTGGATTCGCCCGATCCTCTTAGTAAAGGAATGGTTTTCTGATAAATGACAATAGGGGAAGCAGGCGTTCCGATATTAATTCTTAGAACAACATAAGAGTTGTTATTGTCAGGAATCGCATTACATTGAAATCGCATTAGGATGGAATCTCCTAGCGACAATGGAGTTAACTTATGATTGGTACTATTAAAGAACGACGTTGCAGCATATCCTTCCGGTGCATAAGCATCCAGCATAACATCTCCGTCGTTATTTTCAAAATTCATCAACAACTGTTCCCAGCCAATATTATTTGTAATATTGGCCGATGTTGCTCCAGTAATTACTTGACTGGTGTCCGAATCACGAAGCGCTACCCACCCTGTACGGCGAACGCCTCCGTCTTTTACCGACTTCCACTGAGTGCCGTCCCAATAATAAAATCCGGGACTCACGTCCTTACTCTGATTCAAATTATTCGAGTAATTGGTATTATAGACAAGAAGCCCTTCGTAAGAACTGTCAATTCCAGAAATGGTCATAGTATCATCTGTTGCAGACAAAGCCACCCGGTTTATTAGTATTCCGCTATTAGCGCCCTCAATTTGAAGTGAGGTTCCGGAAAGCAGATTGGTGGTTCCTATACCCACCTGAGCAAAACCAGAATAGATATTACTTATTAAAATAAACACAAAAATTGAAAATATTCGTACCATAAACTGTGCGCGCATAATATTCTTAAGTCGGCAAGATGCACATTTAATAGGCAAAAAGCAAATTTTAACACTTTTTAACACCAAATTTTACATATACTATAGAAAGAAATACTTTTCATTGATTAATCTGCTACAGTTCCCGCCTACAACAATTTATGGCGGAAATCGTTATATAAATTCATCAATCACCAAAACTAACAACTATGCTACAACGATTTTTTATCTTCTGCTCAGGCGCCGATACCGATATACTTGAAGAATGCGCTCCCGGCGAACGCACGAAATATGCCGGAATTGGGGCAACAGTTTTCTTTACAGCGGTTATGGCCACGATCGCAGCATCGTATGCGTTGTTCACCGTTTTTGATACGCTGTATACAGCTATTTTCTTCGGAATTATATGGGGATTCCTCATCTTTAATCTGGATAGATTCATTGTTTCTACCATTAAAAAAAGAAATAATTTTTTCGATGAGATCATTCAGGCATCCCCCCGAATTGCACTGGCCATCATCATCGCCATAGTGATCTCAAAACCACTTGAACTAAAAATATTTGAAAAAGAGATCAATCAGGTGCTGTTGGAAGAAAAGAACGATATGACCCTTGCCAACAAGGATCAACTGGCATTGCAATATACCCCAACTATTGAGGCCCTTAATTCAGAAATAGAAACCTTAAAGAACGAAATCACCTCTAAGGAAACCGAGGTGAACGCCTTATACGACACCTATATAGCCGAGGCTGAAGGGCGTGCCGGTACCGAAATTCTGGGAAAAGGTCCGGTGTATAAGGAAAAACGCGAAAAACACGATGCCGAATTAGCAGCCCTACAGGAGCTGCGGGCAAACAATGCCGCTAAGATAGAAGCAAGTGAAGCACAGATCGCATTACTGGCTGCAGAATATCAGACCAAGGTGGCCGAAACACAACCGGTGATCGACGGCTTCGACGGACTCATGGCACGGGTTAATGCATTGGGCAAACTTCCTCTCTTGCCATCCCTGTTTATATTTTTGCTGTTTCTCGCCATAGAAACCTCTCCTATCTTTGCAAAATTATTGTCGCCAAAGGGGGCCTACGACCTGAAGCTTGAAGAACAGGAAAGTGCTTTGAAGAGTTGGGTGAATCAGCAAAAAACTCAAAGAGAAGTACTGGTTACCACAGACCGCGATGTGAACAATCGTGTTTATGCCGATATAGCCGAAGAACAGGAGCTCTACGATTACAAGCGTAAAAAAGCCAGAGAGTTGATGCAAATGCAGGCAGATGCGTTCTATAAAAAACAAAAAAGCGTACTTTAGAGGGTAGTTAGTCTACGGACTTCCGACTTCCAACAACAACCCAAACACTCAATGTAACCAATCAAAGATCCTATGGGCTTTAGAGAATGGGCGATACAGAATCAGGTTTCGATAAGAAAAATGTTTCCTACGCTATCTTTTACCGAGATCATTGCACCCAATATGAGTGCTTCAGGAAAATTCTTTGAAGATGATCCGCAGCATGAAGATCTTGAAAAAGCAGCCCATCGGCTAAAAGACCTCGAACATCTGCATCCCGACGCCCTGTTTGCCAACGGTTATTTGGAGCAGCGTTCCTTTTACAACACCAAAGCCTACGAGCGACAGACTCCTGAGGGTATCGAATATCGGAATATTCATCTGGGCACCGATTTCTGGGTACCGGCGCAAACTCCGATTTACACGCCATACGACGGTAGAGTGGTCATTTCTCATGATAACAACTTTCACAAGGATTACGGTCCAACTTTAATTCTGGAACATCGAGTAGGTCAAAATCGATTCTACACCCTTTATGGTCATCTTTCAAGGGCTTCACTGGAACTTTCAAGGGTAAATAAGATCATCCTTCAGGGAGATCGTATCGGGTTTATAGGAGACGCTTCAGAAAATGGAAATTGGTTACCTCATTTACATTTTCAGCTCATTACCGAACTTCTCAACGAAACCGAAAACTATAATGGCGTCGCCTTTCCTTCAGAAATTGAACTCTGGAAAGAACGTTGTCCCGATCCCAATCTGATCTTTCAGGAATTCTTGCCATCCGCCGAGAACAATTCAGAATAATACTTAACGATCCTTCATCATTCGTACAATACCTTCAGCAAAATTATCTGCTGCAGGAGGATAATTCCGTATCCATAATTCGGGTTCAAAAATTTCCAGTTCAGAAAGCATCGGATTTCCTTGGGCGTCCCATATAAAATCTGCGCGACCGTAAGCCGGAAGGATCTCACAACACCCAAAAACCTTTTCGGCAAGTGAAATTTCATCGGGAGAAGGATCATAGTGATGTACCGTTCCGTCATAATCATCTTGAACTCTATAGTCCCCTTCTTTCGCTCGCTTAACAATGGCATGCGTATAGGTTCCGTTAAAAACCATTAATGACGACTCTCCCATACTGGTGATAGTCTCCTGATACTCTTGCACCAACATATCTCTTTCTCTCACGAGCTTACGAAACAACGCCTCATTTTCGGCAAGTTCATCGGCCATAATTTTATACGTAAGGTAGGCTCCACCCCCTATATTGGGCTTGATCACGATCGTCTTCCATTGTTGTGTTCTGGCAATTTCGGTTAAAGAGCGAAAAGCACCTTTTTTTACAAAGACAGTCGGAACTATAGGAATGCCTTGTTGCTGAAGGTCTTCTAGATATTGTTTATCTACATTCCATCGTATGAGTGATAACGGATTAATGAGTTGTGTTTGTGTCGATACCTTTTCCATCCACGGACCAAATTCATCGTATCTATGAAAATAATCCCAAACCGTTCTAAACACCACAGCTTTGGTATTTCTCCAGGCATAATTTGGGTCATCCCAGGGAATTCGGGTAACCGACAATCCCTTTTTCTCGAGAGCTCCTCTTAAAAGCTCGTATTCATCCAAAATATTCTGGATATATGGAGTGATGTGTGCAGCTTCAAAATAGGGCTTTGCGGTAACAATAGTGACGTCGACCATCTTCAGGAATTGAAGCTGAAAGTTAATAGAATTATTTCTAATTCATTATAAAACCCGTTATCTTTAAAAACCAAAATTTGGAATTATGAAACATCTCCTGCTCCTATTATTTTTGTTGTCCACTGTTCATGTAGCTACAGCTCAAAATTCACTTACTGAAGACCGAAAAGCCATACTGGAGGTTATGAAAACTCAGGAAAAAGCCTGGTCTCAAAACGATCTGGAGGGATTTATGCAAGGATACTGGAAAAGTGATTCATTAAAATTTTACGGAAGTTCGGGAATAACCTACGGCTGGGAACAAACGCTTGCGAACTATAAAAAAGGGTATCCAACCAAAGAGTACTCCGGTACGTTAAGCTTTAAGTTACACGACATTTCTAAAATAGAGAATAACAGCTATTGGGTCATGGGGGAATATTTTCTGAAACGTTCTGTAGGTGATGCTAATGGAATTTTTATGATCATCTTTAAAAAGATAGACGGCGAGTGGAAGATCGTTGCCGATATGTCCTGCGGATAAAAAATGCTGAAAAACTAAAAAACATAATTCAAATGAACGCCGAAATTCAAGCCTATAACGACAACATGGAATTGGAAGATAAAAAGATCTGCAATGCGCTTGCCGTGCAAATTGACCATCTTTTAGGAGAAGCAGATTCCAAGATATGGCATGCTCATCCGGTATGGTTTTTAGACGAAAATCCCATAGTAGGATACAGCAAGCAAAAGGACGGTATTCGGTTAATGTTTTGGAGTGGAGCCGATTT is from Constantimarinum furrinae and encodes:
- a CDS encoding YybH family protein → MKHLLLLLFLLSTVHVATAQNSLTEDRKAILEVMKTQEKAWSQNDLEGFMQGYWKSDSLKFYGSSGITYGWEQTLANYKKGYPTKEYSGTLSFKLHDISKIENNSYWVMGEYFLKRSVGDANGIFMIIFKKIDGEWKIVADMSCG
- a CDS encoding DUF4407 domain-containing protein → MLQRFFIFCSGADTDILEECAPGERTKYAGIGATVFFTAVMATIAASYALFTVFDTLYTAIFFGIIWGFLIFNLDRFIVSTIKKRNNFFDEIIQASPRIALAIIIAIVISKPLELKIFEKEINQVLLEEKNDMTLANKDQLALQYTPTIEALNSEIETLKNEITSKETEVNALYDTYIAEAEGRAGTEILGKGPVYKEKREKHDAELAALQELRANNAAKIEASEAQIALLAAEYQTKVAETQPVIDGFDGLMARVNALGKLPLLPSLFIFLLFLAIETSPIFAKLLSPKGAYDLKLEEQESALKSWVNQQKTQREVLVTTDRDVNNRVYADIAEEQELYDYKRKKARELMQMQADAFYKKQKSVL
- a CDS encoding peptidoglycan DD-metalloendopeptidase family protein, producing MGFREWAIQNQVSIRKMFPTLSFTEIIAPNMSASGKFFEDDPQHEDLEKAAHRLKDLEHLHPDALFANGYLEQRSFYNTKAYERQTPEGIEYRNIHLGTDFWVPAQTPIYTPYDGRVVISHDNNFHKDYGPTLILEHRVGQNRFYTLYGHLSRASLELSRVNKIILQGDRIGFIGDASENGNWLPHLHFQLITELLNETENYNGVAFPSEIELWKERCPDPNLIFQEFLPSAENNSE
- a CDS encoding DUF1801 domain-containing protein, whose product is MNAEIQAYNDNMELEDKKICNALAVQIDHLLGEADSKIWHAHPVWFLDENPIVGYSKQKDGIRLMFWSGADFGEDDLIVKGKKFKDASVFYTSVSEIDEGKLERWLNKSRDIQWDYKNIVKRKGKLERLK
- a CDS encoding ATP-grasp domain-containing protein, whose product is MVDVTIVTAKPYFEAAHITPYIQNILDEYELLRGALEKKGLSVTRIPWDDPNYAWRNTKAVVFRTVWDYFHRYDEFGPWMEKVSTQTQLINPLSLIRWNVDKQYLEDLQQQGIPIVPTVFVKKGAFRSLTEIARTQQWKTIVIKPNIGGGAYLTYKIMADELAENEALFRKLVRERDMLVQEYQETITSMGESSLMVFNGTYTHAIVKRAKEGDYRVQDDYDGTVHHYDPSPDEISLAEKVFGCCEILPAYGRADFIWDAQGNPMLSELEIFEPELWIRNYPPAADNFAEGIVRMMKDR
- a CDS encoding M56 family metallopeptidase; translated protein: MELYILKSAACLAILFVFYKLVLERSTMHFFKRIYLLSALIISIIFPLITFTTYVTAAETTIPAPNPEVLVEVASNQFSIWNYLPVLLWGMYFAGFLFFSIRFIRNLLSIFNKIKNNPVRKERNVFHVLLSKSIVPHTFFSYIFLNKTQYDAKEIPKEVLLHEQAHASEKHSVDLIFAELIKLVFWFNPFIWLFKSAIKLNHEFLADTRVLKHGINPIDYQQKLVAFSTAGDHQIIQHNALANANTYSFIKKRLTVMKTRTTKRGMWLRSLVILPLLSLMLLSFSNTRYVVVNPIGDINPISQQDDKKIILYIKKKQISLNGEEVSVQNFAAKVDAITKNWSEADLRNFRWDIILEKADDDVINKLQKAYTTTRLYRYNPEKAPFPPPPPPPPPPASDAPKAPKVVKGVNDKDDMNPPPPPKAPIEVKQGVYELPSPPPPPDPDPIKYIENLAKGGATFYWGPHEVSKEVAIKMFKKNKNFGIDASEFPIVRVGGG